In Lolium rigidum isolate FL_2022 chromosome 3, APGP_CSIRO_Lrig_0.1, whole genome shotgun sequence, the genomic window TGAGTCTTGTTCAGGAAGGACATTGGTTTGGCTGAACCCATTCTGTGCAGAAGAACCGTTCAGGGGCGGCATTTGATATCAGATGATAATGGTAGAAGACATGGCCTCTCGCTCTGGCCTATCCTGTCTTCTGAACTTATGCTCCCTCATAGCCTTTTCTCCTCTAATACAACACATTCTTTGTAGGTTATGTATGTTCTGCCCTTTCAGTCGATCCATGGTCTCGCTGCTGCCCAAGAACAGGAGCACGCTTTTCCTGTCAGTGAGTTTCTTACCCTCTGTTGCACAAATATCAAGAAAAGCATCGCATCGTACAAAGAGGGCAACATTGTAAATCTAACACAGTTCATGACACCATCCAGGGGCTGCAACCATGATTTACAGTGCTGCAACTCTTACGAGTATTGCGTTTCTTGCTGCTTGGATCCTTCCAGGGTAAATTCTTATTTGTAATACTTGATTTGGCATAAGAAGTTTGAATAAATGAGTCGTTTCCGAAGTCATTTACTCATCCTTGTGACAGACCAACGAAGGAGATGTGCAGAAGTTGAAGGTAGCTAAGCcagttactgctggtaagatgctTGTAGTTATTGTTTGGTTTACCTTGAATACTGTAATGTGTTGGAAGGGTTTTACAGATTATTATTCTTTTAGGAACGTACACCGATATCTTCGATTTCTGCATGGGAAGATGCCGCCATAGTTCTGCAAGCGtggtacttgttccttctcaGGCTAATATGATTGTTTAAGGACACCTTTAACATGCATATGTGAAATAAGAAACACAGTGGTTCAGTGTATTTTCATCACCAGTGTCTTATTTTCTGGGAATCTGTCATGTTACAAATACAGCAAGTACAAGTTCAAATTATATGGTAAACAACTCTTTCTTTGAATGTAAGTTGTCCTTTGAATCTTCAGGTCCATGAAAATGCTTATGTGAGTGATTTCCATCACTGCTTCATGATGCAGCAAAATTCATCTGGTAAGCATTATATTCTTGCATCTTGGCTAAATCACCACATTCTCTAGTTATAGCATACATTCTGAACATTTCTGGTACACCTAAGCTATCTTGTTAGTGCTATCTATTATTTCCTCATGAGATTTGAATTCAACCGCCCACTAAATGTCGATAGAAGGCACGCTCCGCTTGGATCAACTTGTTGCTACATACTATTAGCCATAAGCAGTCGCTAGCCCGGTTCAGAAAGGCCAGGCCAATTCACTTCGGTTCGTGGGCTTGACTGCATATCAGCAGTCAGCAGTAGCAGTAGCCACACTGAAACCAAATATATGAGGAGATGCTGCAATTGGAAACTGTCACTAATGCTGGTGACGATAACTGTTGTGCAGTACTTCTGGATGTGAAGCTAGCAAATTTCTGAATTTATGTCAGACTCCAAAGATAAAATATTTGGACCCAGACTTAATCTCAAGATCCCAGTTTCAGTTTTAGCTTCTCTAACCATTTATAGAGAAATATTGGGAGTATAATTTTGACATCAACCAAGTAACAAGGGGTCACCACATCATGGGTGTAACTGAGcccatagagagggagagagggagatagatggagagagggagagagggagatagatggagagagggagagagttcACATTTTATCTGCTTCATTGGATCAGTTCGTTAGCGCCCTATCTGTTAGTTAGATTCAATCAATTAGTTATCTTCTGTTAGAGATTTATATGCCGAGCTTGATGTGGGGTAGGGGAATTTTTTGGAGATTGAAATACATTATGGGAACCTGAGATATCCTGGTATTCGTGTGGAACTCTTATGTTTTTTGACTTGGGTGTGTGGGAGTTAACAAGAATTAGACCTCTGATAAGTTTCTTTTTAGTTTCAGGCTTAGTCTGTGCTGATCCCAGTGCTCATGTTGTGACATTATTGTTTATACATTAGAAAATGATTATGTGTAGCTATTTAACAGGGTCAACTGAATCAAACTGTGGATCAAGAGACTGTGGTTCAAGGTTGGCTGGCATTAATGTCCTTTTGGGGAGGTAAGGAACTTCAGTTTAAATTCTATATCTAGGACTGTGAATGAAGCCCATGGGAATTGCTTTATGAAATCATACTTGAAATTCAGGCAGGGGGAATCGTGTAATTCTGTGTGCGGAGCGAAAGGACAATCATGTGTTCCAAGCAAGCTTTCTGAGCTGAACAAATGTGAGATGTAAGTCTATTTAAAACATCTAAACTTTCCATAATTTACATTCTAATTTTTCAATGTAATTTATTGCTGTGTGATGACTAGTCAAGTAGCCAGTTTTATTGCGAGCACTTTAAGGAAATAATGACTTTTTTGCCCAGTTAATTGTTATGTTGAATAGTCTGCACTAGATAATTCTTTAGATGAAAGTTGACAATGAAAGATATTTCGAATTTGATACAAACAGGTATTCTAAAGTTAACACTAACAGGTATTTTAAAGTTGAGCCAATATTTACACCGGCTTTGGGCCAGCCGGTGCCAAAACTAAAGCACTGAATCATGTTTCAACATAAAATGTAGCATTACAGTGCCTATAAATAATCACTGACAGCAGTATTGTTAACCTGTAGATTCTTAAGAAAATAAATGAATTATTCTGTGCCAAA contains:
- the LOC124703467 gene encoding uncharacterized protein LOC124703467; the encoded protein is MASPRLLFLRRILYAAAACCACLPAPVSAIRKDIGLAEPILCRRTVQGRHLISDDNGYVCSALSVDPWSRCCPRTGARFSCQGCNHDLQCCNSYEYCVSCCLDPSRTNEGDVQKLKVAKPVTAGTYTDIFDFCMGRCRHSSASVVHENAYVSDFHHCFMMQQNSSGSTESNCGSRDCGSRLAGINVLLGRQGESCNSVCGAKGQSCVPSKLSELNKCEILQKYMRCKSGCFPSLGPDQPAEVVDEAPRNLNPGACLYMQMDERLTCDGSHQHTRRLCPCA